In one window of Enoplosus armatus isolate fEnoArm2 chromosome 7, fEnoArm2.hap1, whole genome shotgun sequence DNA:
- the rxfp3.2b gene encoding relaxin family peptide receptor 3.2b, whose amino-acid sequence MQPNETGVQTLAPEPCEPQILQEDNAGNCSGGSTSNLSLHCWLQLLTKESIMEYQGDSSSLVVRVMIACVYSIVCALGLVGNSLALYLLHSRYRQKQSSINCFVMGLAITDLQFVLTLPFWAVDTALDFRWPFGRVMCKIVSSVTTMNMYASVYFLTAMSVARYYSISSALKMNSRRAAAARAKWTSLGIWAVSLLATLPHAIYSTSVQVSDEELCLVRFPDSGSWDPQLLLGLYQLQKVLLGFLIPLIIITVCYLLLLRFILSRRITGAAGPEIEQGRQSRRSKVTKSIVIVVLSFFLCWLPNQALTLWGVLIKFDLVPFSKAFYNAQAYAFPLTVCLAHTNSCLNPVLYCLIRREFRAGLKELLLHATPSFRRLTHLLRRKAKVAEAPPVLVLVQMDV is encoded by the coding sequence ATGCAGCCGAATGAGACTGGAGTTCAAACACTGGCTCCAGAGCCATGTGAGCCTCAAATACTACAGGAGGACAACGCTGGGAACTGTAGCGGAGGTTCCACCAGCAACCTGTCGCTGCACTGCTGGCTGCAGCTCCTCACCAAGGAATCGATCATGGAATATCAAGGAGACAGCTCCAGTCTGGTGGTGCGTGTGATGATAGCATGTGTCTACTCTATTGTCTGTGCACTCGGGCTGGTGGGAAACTCTCTGGCTCTGTATCTGCTGCACTCACGTTACAGGCAGAAGCAGTCATCCATCAACTGCTTTGTGATGGGACTGGCTATCACAGACCTGCAGTTTGTTCTGACCTTACCTTTCTGGGCCGTGGACACAGCCCTGGACTTCCGCTGGCCATTTGGCCGTGTGATGTGCAAAATCGTCAGTTCTGTCACCACCATGAACATGTACGCCAGTGTATACTTCCTCACAGCTATGAGCGTGGCACGTTATTACTCTATCTCCTCTGCGCTGAAGATGAACAGCCGGCGGGCAGCAGCTGCTAGGGCCAAGTGGACGAGTCTGGGCATCTGGGCTGTCTCTCTGCTGGCCACTTTACCTCATGCCATCTACTCCACCAGCGTCCAGGTATCAGATGAGGAGCTTTGCCTGGTGCGCTTCCCAGACTCAGGCAGCTGGGATCCACAGCTTCTTTTGGGTCTATACCAGCTGCAAAAGGTCCTACTGGGCTTCCTTATTCCTCTGATCATAATCACTGTCTGCTACCTGCTACTACTGCGCTTCATCCTTAGCCGACGCATCACAGGCGCGGCAGGTCCAGAGATTGAGCAGGGCCGGCAAAGTCGGCGTTCCAAAGTGACTAAATCCATTGTCATCGTGGTTCTGTCCTTCTTTCTGTGCTGGCTTCCCAATCAGGCGCTGACACTGTGGGGGGTGCTCATAAAGTTTGACCTTGTGCCCTTCAGCAAGGCTTTCTACAATGCACAGGCCTACGCCTTCCCCCTTACTGTGTGTTTGGCACACACCAACAGCTGCCTCAACCCTGTGCTCTACTGCCTGATCCGCCGGGAGTTTCGGGCAGGCCTCAAGGAGCTTCTCCTCCACGCCACACCATCCTTCAGGAGGCTGACTCACCTGCTGCGTCGCAAGGCCAAAGTGGCTGAAGCACCGCCTGTTCTGGTGCTGGTCCAAATGGATGTCTGA